In a single window of the candidate division WOR-3 bacterium genome:
- a CDS encoding NUDIX hydrolase, whose amino-acid sequence MKQPRLTVDIIIEYQGKIVLIKRNNPPWGWALPGGFVEYGETVESAAVRESKEETGLDLLELNQFHTYSDPTRDPRGHTVSVVFTAKGAGVLKAGDDAKDIGLFSLEDLPPLAFDHQKILQDYAETKFKKSDKC is encoded by the coding sequence ATGAAACAACCTCGCTTGACTGTTGATATTATCATTGAATATCAAGGTAAAATTGTGTTAATAAAAAGGAACAATCCGCCTTGGGGTTGGGCATTACCCGGCGGTTTTGTTGAATATGGTGAGACTGTCGAATCCGCAGCAGTTCGAGAGAGTAAAGAAGAAACCGGTTTAGATTTGTTAGAATTGAATCAATTTCACACTTATTCTGACCCAACCCGTGACCCACGGGGACACACAGTTTCAGTTGTTTTTACTGCTAAAGGGGCTGGAGTATTAAAAGCGGGCGATGATGCTAAAGATATTGGTTTATTCTCATTAGAAGATCTACCGCCATTGGCGTTTGACCATCAAAAGATTTTACAAGATTATGCTGAGACCAAATTTAAAAAATCTGATAAATGTTAA
- the rfbD gene encoding dTDP-4-dehydrorhamnose reductase has protein sequence MANKMKILVTGAKGMLGTDFCEYLKKYNLVPFEWDLPDNDITDVNRTIITIEQLKPQVVVHFAAYTDVDGCELNKSKAYAVNTQGTWAMVLATKQVNAKFIYISTDYVFDGKKESYQETDIPNPINYYGLTKFFGEKLVLQHLKKYFIVRTSWLFGKNGKNFVSTILKLAQERKLLEVVNDQIGSPTYTKDLCEPLYQLVNCEHYGIFHLTNSGICSWYDFACEIIKQMGLTIPIIPITSDKLLRPAKRPNYSVLENYNYKKIFNKSLRNWQEALKDFLKEIVC, from the coding sequence ATGGCAAATAAAATGAAAATTCTGGTCACTGGCGCAAAAGGAATGCTGGGCACAGATTTTTGTGAATATCTCAAAAAATATAATTTGGTACCATTTGAATGGGACCTGCCAGATAATGATATAACCGATGTTAATCGCACGATAATAACTATAGAACAATTAAAACCGCAAGTTGTTGTTCATTTTGCGGCCTATACTGATGTCGATGGATGTGAATTAAATAAATCTAAAGCTTATGCAGTAAATACTCAAGGCACTTGGGCAATGGTTTTAGCAACAAAACAAGTTAACGCCAAGTTTATCTACATTAGCACTGATTATGTATTTGACGGCAAAAAAGAGTCTTACCAAGAAACCGATATACCCAATCCAATTAATTACTATGGATTAACTAAGTTCTTTGGTGAAAAATTAGTTTTACAGCATCTGAAAAAATATTTCATTGTCCGGACGTCTTGGTTATTTGGTAAAAACGGCAAAAATTTTGTCTCAACGATACTGAAATTAGCTCAAGAAAGAAAACTATTAGAAGTAGTTAATGACCAAATTGGTTCGCCAACTTATACTAAAGATTTATGCGAACCTCTCTATCAATTAGTGAACTGCGAGCATTACGGAATATTCCATCTTACAAATTCAGGTATATGTTCTTGGTACGATTTTGCTTGTGAAATTATAAAGCAAATGGGATTAACTATACCAATTATTCCGATCACTTCGGATAAATTGTTACGACCAGCAAAACGACCGAATTACTCCGTTTTAGAAAATTATAATTACAAAAAGATATTTAATAAATCTTTACGAAATTGGCAAGAAGCATTAAAGGATTTTCTTAAAGAAATTGTTTGTTGA